The Janthinobacterium tructae genome contains the following window.
GCTGTGGATGGACCGCGAGACGTCGACGTTTACCCACATGGGCGCCGAAGGCGTCACCTGGGTGGGGCAGGCGCCGTTCACGAATGAAAAGCACGTGTTTACCAACCTAGGGGACGGCACGTATTTCCACTCGGGCATCCTGGCCATCCGCGCCGCCGTCTCGGCCAAGGTGAATATCACCTACAAAATTCTGTTCAACGATGCGGTGGCCATGACGGGCGGCCAGGAATTCGATGGCCCATTATCTCCGGCCATCATTTCGCGCCAGATCGCCGCCGAAGGCGTCGGTCCCATCATCGTCGTCACCGATGAGCCGGAAAAATACCCGTCCGATTATGCCTGGGCCGAAGGCGTGACCGTGCGCCACCGTTCGGAACTGATGGACGTGCAGCGCGAACTGCGCGACATGCCGGGCGTGTCGGCCATGATCTACGATCAGACCTGTGCCTCGGAAAAACGCCGCCGCCGGAAACGCAATGAATACCCGGACCCGGCCAAGCGCGCCGTCATCAACGAAGCCGTTTGCGAAGGCTGCGGCGACTGCTCCGTGCAATCGAACTGCCTGTCGGTGGAACCGCTGGAAACGGAACTGGGGCGCAAGCGCCAGATCAACCAGTCGTCCTGCAACAAGGATTTCTCGTGCACGACGGGTTTCTGCCCCAGCTTCGTGACGGTGGAAGGCGGCGGCTTGAAAAAGTCGAAGAAAGCGGCAAGCGCCGACAAGGGCGGACCTGAAGTGCCGGCCTTGCCGACACCCACCATTCCTTCGACGGCCGAGCCGTTCGGCATTCTGGTCACCGGCATCGGCGGCACGGGCGTGGTCACCGTGGGCCAGATCCTGGCCATGGCGGCGCACGTGGAAGGCAAGGGCTGTTCCGTGCTCGACATGAGCGGCCTGGCGCAAAAGGGCGGCCCCGTGATGTCGCACGTGCGCCTGGCGGACCGCCAGCAAGATATCCACTCGACGCGCGTCGGCACGGGTGCGGCCGACCTGGTGATCGGTTGCGATTTGATCGTCACGGCCAGCCGCGACGCGCTGTCGCGCATGGGAGAGGGACGCAGCTGGGCCATGATCAACTCGACCAGCTCGTCCACGGCCGCCTTCGTGAAAAACCCGGACTGGCAATTCCCCGGTGCTTCGGCGCGCATGGAAATCGAAAAGGCCTGCGGCACGGATCACGTCGATTTCATCGACGCGGGCCAGATCGCCACGGCGCTGATGGGCGACTCCATCGCGACGAACATGTTCATGCTCGGCTACGCGTGGCAAAAGGGCAAGGTGCCGCTCACCGAAGCGTCGATCATGAAGGCCATTGACTTGAACAACGTCTCGGTGGCGTTCAACAAGGCCGCCTTCAACTGGGGCCGCGCGGGCGCCCACGATACGGCCAGCCTGGTGCGCATGACAACCCCCGCCAAGGTGGTGGAATTCAAGCGCATCGACACGCTCGACGACATCATCGAAAAACGGGTCGCCTTGCTGACGGCCTACCAGGATCGCGCGTATGCGCAGCAGTACCTGGACTTCGTCGGCCAGGTGCGCGCGGCCGAAAGCGCCCTGAACGGCCCGCACTTGCGCCTGACGGAAGCCGTGGCCCGCTACTTCTACAAGCTGATGGCTTACAAGGACGAGTACGAAGTGGCGCGGCTGTACACGGACGGCGCCTTCCAGGCGAAGATCGCCGCCATGTTCGAAGGCGACATCAAGCTCAAGTTCCATCTGGCGCCGCCGATCATGGCGAAAACGGACGCCCAGGGCCATTTGATCAAGAAGGAATATGGCCCGTGGATGCTGAAGGCGTTCGGCGTGCTGGCCAAGTTGAAAGGCTTGCGCGGCACGGCCTTCGACGTGTTCGGCCATACGGCCGAGCGCAAGACGGAGCGCGCGCTGATTCTTGAATACCGCGCGACGGTGGGCGGCTTGCTGCCGAAACTGACGACGGCCAAGCTGGCGCAAGCCGTGGCCATTGCCAGCATCCCGGAAGACATCCGCGGCTATGGTCACGTGAAGGAGCGTCATTTGAAGGCGGCGAAAGAGAAGGAAGCCAGTTTGCTGATCGCCTTCAACGCGCCGACGCCGCTGCCGCCCGTCGTGGCAGCGCCCGTGGCGGCCAGCGTGGCGTGATGGAGTGAACTCCACGCTGTAGCAATGGCGCCTGCGGGCGCCATTTTTTTTGTGTCAAAGAAAACAACGCCTGTTTGAAAAAACTATTATAATTTTTTGATAATTTCTTTTCGGAAAGTTTATCATGCGTTCGCTGCGCTTTTCTTCCTTGCCTGTGCCCCTTGCTCGTCCTGTTGTCCTTTCCATTGCGTTGCTGTTGAGTGCCTGCGGCGGCGGAGGTGGCGGCAGCGACAGCGCGGCCGTCGTGCCGCCCGTCACGCCGACGGATCCTGCGGCGCTGGTCGCTGCATCGACGGTGGCGAACCGCTGCGAGGCACCGCGCAGCGGCAGCAGCATCGACAAGCCGGGCACCTTGCTCGATGAACTGACGTGGGTGCGCAGCTGGATCGATGAAACGTATCTGTGGTACCGCGAAGTGCCGACCACGTACCAGCCGCAAAGCTTCACCACGCCCATCGCGTATTTCGACGTGCTGAAAACAACGGCCACGACGGCGTCCGGCAAGCCCAAGGACCAGTTCCATTTCACGACTCCAACGGCAGAGTGGGAGAATGCGCAGAATGGCATCGAACTGGGCTATGGCATGCTGCTGGCGCAGACGCGTAACACGCCACCGCGCAAGGCGGTGATCTCGATCGTCGAACCAGGCTCGCCGGCGGCCCTGGCGGGCTTGCAGCGGGGCGATCTGCTGCAAACCGTCGATGGCGTCGATTTCGTCAATGCCGCAGACACGGCCAGCGTGAAGGTCATCAACGCGGGCCTGTTCCCCGAGGCGCAAGGCACGCATGCCCTCAGTTTCAGCCGTGACGGAACGGTGCGAAACGCCACCCTGCAGGCGGTCGAGGTCAGCACCAGCGCCGTGCAGAACGAGCGCATCATCGACACGCCCACGGGCAAGGTGGGCTATCTGACCTTCAACACCCACAATAATGTCGCCGAGCGTCAGCTGGTCGAGACCATGCGCCGCTTCCAGGCGGCCGGCATCAGCGACCTGGTGCTCGACGTGCGCTACAACGGCGGCGGCTATCTGGATGTCGCCAGCGAACTCGCTTACATGATTGCCGGCCCGCAGGTCACCACCGGCAAGACCTTCGAGCAGGTGCTCTTCAATGACAAGACCCGGCCGAAAGCGCCCGTGCCATTCCATACGCAAAGCCAGGGTTTTCCCGGCCCGAATCCCCTCCCCAAGGGCACGCCCTTGCCCTCGCTGGGGCTGACGCGGGTGACCTTGCTGACAACGGGCAATACCTGCTCGGCCAGTGAAGCCATCATCAACGGCTTGCGCGGCGTGAATGTGCAAGTCAACCTGATCGGCGGCACGACGTGCGGCAAGCCCTACGGTTTTTACCCTGCACCGAATTGCGGCACCACCTATTTCGCGGTGCAGTTCCAGGGTGTCAACGCCAAGGGCTTTGGTGACTTTGCCGACGGCATGGCGCCGACCTGCGACGTGACGGATGATTACCAGCACCAGCTGGGCGACGCGGCGGAAGGCATGCTGGCGGCGGCGCTGCGCTACCGCAGCAGCGGCAGCTGCACGCCGGCCACAGGCGCGACCAGGCTGTTGAGTTCGATGCAGAGTCCGGTCGACACGGCGGCGCGACTGCTGCGCCCGGGCTACAAGGAAATTGCCCTCATTCGCCAATAAAGCGCATGCTTCTGCCTTGGCATCTCCGTGGCGCCTGACGTTTTCCTGCTCAATAATCTTTCTATATAACAATTTTGATATATAGAAAGATGAATCCATTCGTTCTGGAATGACTGGCATTTTGCTATCGTCCCGCTTTTCTCCCACCTTGAGAAGCGCAACGATGTCGAAACAGTTCAAGTTAACCCCGCTCAGCCTTGGCGTACTGGCCATCCTGGGCGGCACCGCATGGCAGGCGCACGCGCAAACGCAAGCGCCCGCAGCGGCTCAGCAGGCAGCGGCCACCCCGCCAGCCGTCGTGGTCACCGGTTCGCGCATTCCCCGCGCCAGCCTGGAAGGCCCGTCTTCCGTCACCATCCTGACCGGCGATGAAATCACCAAGCAGGGCTACAAGAACGTCTTCGACGCGCTGACCAACCAGGTGCAGAACAGCGGCTTTACGCAGGGCGAAGATTACGGCAACACCTTCACGCCATCGGCCAATACCATCAGCCTGCGCGGCCTGGGGCCGAACCACACCTTGATCCTGCTGAACGGCCGCCGCCTGGCCGACTTTCCCATCGCCTATGACGGCGCGGTCAACTTCACCAACCTGGCGAACATCCCGGCTAGCATCGTCGAGCGCATCGAGATTCTGAACGGCGGCGCCTCGGCCATCTATGGCTCGGACGCGATCGCCGGCGTGGTCAACGTGATCCTGAAAAAACAGGCGGAAGGTTTCGATATCAACGTCAAGGTCGGCGGCACCTCGCGCGGCGGCGCCGGCAACCAGCGCGTGCAACTGACGGGCGGCGGCAATTTCGACAAGCTGCATACTCTGTTCAGCGTGGAGCTGAGCCAGCGCGACCCGCTGTGGAGCATGGAGCGCGACTTCATGACCAGCCGTTCCGGCGTGCCGACCACGGTTGCCTCGCGCCGCGTGATGGCGTCAGGCACGTCCGGCCGCTATGTGGACCTGGGCGATACCTGCAGCCAGTTTGGTGACATGTTCGGCGGCAGTGTCAGCAAGTACACGGCGAAGAATGGCAGCTATTGCGCCAGCCCGAAAGCCCGTCCGACCTACTGGACCACGCAGACCAAAAATAGCAGCCAGAACGTGTTTGGCAGCGCCAATTACGAGCTCGATGCCGATACGACCTTGTTTGCCGACTTTCTGATCGGCAAGAACAAGACCGTCAATACGACGCGCGGCCCATCGTGGACCTCGGCCTCGCTGGGCAATGGCTACTTCCTGAACCAGAACAGCGGCGCCTACGAAGAGTGGACCCGCTTCATGTCGCCCGAGGAAATCGGCGGCGTGCAGCGCTACAAGCGCAGCTGGGATGACCTGGCCACCGCCATCTCGCTGGGCGCCAAGGGCCGTATTCCCGGCACCGCCTGGCAGTATGAAGCCAACTACAACGCCTCGATCTACAAGAGCGAAGGCCACACGCCGCGCATATTGTCGAACATCGACAGCTTTTTCCTGGGCCCCAAGCTGGGCACGGATGCCAAGGGCGTGGCCATCTACGCACCGGATGCGGCGCGCCTGTCGCGCCGGCTGACGGCTGCCGAATTCGACAGCATCAGCGGCTACAGCGACAGCCATGACAAGGCCTGGACGAATACGCTAAGCCTGGCCACGAATGGCGATCTGTTCCAGCTGCCTGCCGGCACCGCGAAGATCGCCACGATAGCCGAAGCGAGCAAGCAGGGTTTCAGCAACGAACCCGACGCGCGCATCGACCAGGGCTATTTCAATATCGCCACCGGTTCGGGCACCACGGCCGGCACCCGTTCGCGCTATGCGCTGGGCGCGGAATTGAATTTGCCCTTGCATGAAACGCTGACGGGCACCCTGGCCGGCCGTTATGATCGCTACAGCTTTGCCGGCCGCAAGGAAGGCAAGTTCACCTACAACGGCGGTCTGGAATTGCGTCCCGCGCCCGAGCTGCTGTTCCGCGCCAACTACGCCACCAGCTTCCGCGCGCCGGACATGAATTACATCTACCAGGCGCGCGGCAAGGGCTATTATTCGAGCACCACCGATTACTACCGTTGCGACGCCGCCGGACAGGCCATCGACGGCTGCGAGTATGCCAATAAATCGCCTGGCGCCGATTACGTGCAGAACGGCAGCCGCGACCTGCAGTCGGAAAAGGGCAAGTCCTTCGGCGTGGGCGCCGTCTGGTCGCCGAGTGCCAATTTCGACGTCTCCGTCGACTACTGGAACATCAAGATCGACGACCTGGTGACGAACCTGAGCGCCGACAAGCTGCTGCGTGACGAAGCCGATTGCCGCCTGGGCAAGGCCGATATCAGTTCGCCGACCTGTATCGATACCCTGGGCCGCATCGAGCGCTACGCAGCCAATGCCTTGAACAAGGCGGGCGAGATCAAGACCATCACCGTCAACCCGATCAACGCAGCCAAGCAAAGCAGCAGCGGCATCGACGTCAGCCTGAAGTATGTGCTGCGCACGACGGACTATGGCCGCTTCGCCTTCAAGACCAACTACGCGCGGGTGCTGAGCAAGAAATCGCAGCAATTCGCCGGTGACGCAGAGACCGACGAAACCAAATCGCTGACCAACATGGATTGGCCCGACAAGCTGAACCTGAGCGTCAACTGGGCTGCGGGCGACTGGTCGAATACCTTGCTGGTCAGCCGCTACGGCAAGGTGCCGAATGCCGCCGGCACGGGCTACCTGACGCCGACGGCGCTGGCCAACATCAGCACCGTGTACCGTATCAGCGACCGCGCCACCGTTTCGCTGATCGTCAACAACGTGTTCGACAAGATCAAGCGCGATACCAGCAATGGCT
Protein-coding sequences here:
- a CDS encoding TonB-dependent receptor plug domain-containing protein; the protein is MSKQFKLTPLSLGVLAILGGTAWQAHAQTQAPAAAQQAAATPPAVVVTGSRIPRASLEGPSSVTILTGDEITKQGYKNVFDALTNQVQNSGFTQGEDYGNTFTPSANTISLRGLGPNHTLILLNGRRLADFPIAYDGAVNFTNLANIPASIVERIEILNGGASAIYGSDAIAGVVNVILKKQAEGFDINVKVGGTSRGGAGNQRVQLTGGGNFDKLHTLFSVELSQRDPLWSMERDFMTSRSGVPTTVASRRVMASGTSGRYVDLGDTCSQFGDMFGGSVSKYTAKNGSYCASPKARPTYWTTQTKNSSQNVFGSANYELDADTTLFADFLIGKNKTVNTTRGPSWTSASLGNGYFLNQNSGAYEEWTRFMSPEEIGGVQRYKRSWDDLATAISLGAKGRIPGTAWQYEANYNASIYKSEGHTPRILSNIDSFFLGPKLGTDAKGVAIYAPDAARLSRRLTAAEFDSISGYSDSHDKAWTNTLSLATNGDLFQLPAGTAKIATIAEASKQGFSNEPDARIDQGYFNIATGSGTTAGTRSRYALGAELNLPLHETLTGTLAGRYDRYSFAGRKEGKFTYNGGLELRPAPELLFRANYATSFRAPDMNYIYQARGKGYYSSTTDYYRCDAAGQAIDGCEYANKSPGADYVQNGSRDLQSEKGKSFGVGAVWSPSANFDVSVDYWNIKIDDLVTNLSADKLLRDEADCRLGKADISSPTCIDTLGRIERYAANALNKAGEIKTITVNPINAAKQSSSGIDVSLKYVLRTTDYGRFAFKTNYARVLSKKSQQFAGDAETDETKSLTNMDWPDKLNLSVNWAAGDWSNTLLVSRYGKVPNAAGTGYLTPTALANISTVYRISDRATVSLIVNNVFDKIKRDTSNGWPYYPIGNYSPQGRQGWVEFNYHFGS
- a CDS encoding S41 family peptidase, producing MRSLRFSSLPVPLARPVVLSIALLLSACGGGGGGSDSAAVVPPVTPTDPAALVAASTVANRCEAPRSGSSIDKPGTLLDELTWVRSWIDETYLWYREVPTTYQPQSFTTPIAYFDVLKTTATTASGKPKDQFHFTTPTAEWENAQNGIELGYGMLLAQTRNTPPRKAVISIVEPGSPAALAGLQRGDLLQTVDGVDFVNAADTASVKVINAGLFPEAQGTHALSFSRDGTVRNATLQAVEVSTSAVQNERIIDTPTGKVGYLTFNTHNNVAERQLVETMRRFQAAGISDLVLDVRYNGGGYLDVASELAYMIAGPQVTTGKTFEQVLFNDKTRPKAPVPFHTQSQGFPGPNPLPKGTPLPSLGLTRVTLLTTGNTCSASEAIINGLRGVNVQVNLIGGTTCGKPYGFYPAPNCGTTYFAVQFQGVNAKGFGDFADGMAPTCDVTDDYQHQLGDAAEGMLAAALRYRSSGSCTPATGATRLLSSMQSPVDTAARLLRPGYKEIALIRQ
- a CDS encoding indolepyruvate ferredoxin oxidoreductase family protein, which translates into the protein MNAPIKGSSLEPGAHASEISLNDKYTLERGRAFMTGTQALIRLPMLQRERDLKAGLNTAGYITGYRGSPVTSVDMTAIKAKKYLDEHHVKFHPGLNEDLAATAVWGTQQTNLFEDAKYDGVFGMWYGKGPGVDRCGDVFKHANNAGSAKHGGVLVLAGDDHAAKSSSTAHQSDHILNACGIPVLYPSSVQEYIDYGLHAWAMSRYTGLWVSMKCVTDIIESGAAVDFDPDRVQIVLPTDFELPAGGLNIRWPDTVLEQEVRMNSYKWYAALAYARANKLNKIIWDSPKARIGIITAGKSYLDTRQALADLGIDEQTASDIGIRLYKIGMTWPLEADGVHEFAKGLDEILVVEEKRQILEYALKEELYNLKDGERPRVVGKFDDTGEWSNQKGTGHGDWLLPATYELNPAMIARAIASRISRYYAGHPVEQRVKERIAYLEAKENVLKAISVKPDPQKDRTPFFCSGCPHNTSTKVPEGSRALAGIGCHYMVLWMDRETSTFTHMGAEGVTWVGQAPFTNEKHVFTNLGDGTYFHSGILAIRAAVSAKVNITYKILFNDAVAMTGGQEFDGPLSPAIISRQIAAEGVGPIIVVTDEPEKYPSDYAWAEGVTVRHRSELMDVQRELRDMPGVSAMIYDQTCASEKRRRRKRNEYPDPAKRAVINEAVCEGCGDCSVQSNCLSVEPLETELGRKRQINQSSCNKDFSCTTGFCPSFVTVEGGGLKKSKKAASADKGGPEVPALPTPTIPSTAEPFGILVTGIGGTGVVTVGQILAMAAHVEGKGCSVLDMSGLAQKGGPVMSHVRLADRQQDIHSTRVGTGAADLVIGCDLIVTASRDALSRMGEGRSWAMINSTSSSTAAFVKNPDWQFPGASARMEIEKACGTDHVDFIDAGQIATALMGDSIATNMFMLGYAWQKGKVPLTEASIMKAIDLNNVSVAFNKAAFNWGRAGAHDTASLVRMTTPAKVVEFKRIDTLDDIIEKRVALLTAYQDRAYAQQYLDFVGQVRAAESALNGPHLRLTEAVARYFYKLMAYKDEYEVARLYTDGAFQAKIAAMFEGDIKLKFHLAPPIMAKTDAQGHLIKKEYGPWMLKAFGVLAKLKGLRGTAFDVFGHTAERKTERALILEYRATVGGLLPKLTTAKLAQAVAIASIPEDIRGYGHVKERHLKAAKEKEASLLIAFNAPTPLPPVVAAPVAASVA